In Apium graveolens cultivar Ventura chromosome 10, ASM990537v1, whole genome shotgun sequence, the following are encoded in one genomic region:
- the LOC141689069 gene encoding uncharacterized protein LOC141689069, with the protein MSCSMRSTTIGLFNIGLFPGVKVLHRKSAEPVSRSSRRLFKVQAAQTNGGPRRLVDIIRIIPEISSNYFKRPSRRALFGGISLLGGFYVAQTISLSFGALGVNDVIAAVVCVLLTEYVTRFYYSRPKVTFPVALLNNFKMGFTYGLFIDAFKLAS; encoded by the coding sequence ATGTCATGTTCTATGAGATCCACTACCATAGGACTCTTCAACATTGGTCTATTTCCAGGAGTCAAGGTTTTGCATAGAAAAAGTGCTGAACCTGTTTCAAGATCCTCACGCAGATTATTTAAAGTCCAAGCTGCACAAACCAATGGAGGACCGAGACGACTGGTTGACATAATTCGAATTATTCCAGAGATCTCAAGTAACTACTTCAAAAGGCCTTCCCGCAGGGCCCTTTTTGGAGGTATATCCTTATTAGGAGGATTTTATGTTGCTCAAACCATTTCCCTGTCTTTTGGAGCTTTAGGTGTCAATGATGTTATTGCTGCGGTGGTGTGTGTACTTCTTACAGAGTATGTGACTAGATTCTACTACAGCCGGCCAAAAGTGACTTTTCCTGTGGCCCTTCTGAATAATTTTAAGATGGGTTTCACCTATGGTCTTTTTATTGATGCTTTCAAGCTTGCCAGCTAA